In the genome of Desulfuromonas sp. DDH964, one region contains:
- a CDS encoding radical SAM protein, which translates to MYWYFDYDEPLFRPPSEAQSLIFQITIGCSQNNCTFCGMYKTKRFRVRPLAEIAAEIAAVPLHHRAHIRRVFLGDGDGLVYPQAGLREILELLAATFPNLTRVGAYASPGSLTTKSGTELEELRARKLRILYFGLESGDAVTLTAIRKGFSPEQMLAECRKARAAGIKLSVTAILGLAGRVRSLEHARATGAWITELSPEYFSLLTLFTRHNDAFLHSIEPLSHGGILEEARELLQHLAPQQTILRSNHVSNFLELAGSYPKDRERLIAQVESAIREARRHPDWYARVPDYREEVY; encoded by the coding sequence ATGTACTGGTACTTCGACTACGACGAGCCCCTCTTTCGCCCGCCTTCGGAAGCGCAGAGCCTGATCTTCCAGATCACCATCGGCTGTTCCCAGAACAACTGCACCTTCTGCGGCATGTACAAGACCAAACGCTTCCGGGTCCGGCCGCTGGCGGAGATTGCCGCCGAAATCGCCGCGGTGCCGTTGCATCACCGTGCCCACATCCGCCGGGTCTTTCTCGGCGATGGCGACGGTCTGGTCTATCCCCAGGCCGGGCTGCGGGAAATTCTGGAGCTGCTGGCAGCCACCTTCCCCAATCTGACCCGGGTTGGCGCCTATGCCTCGCCGGGGAGCCTGACGACCAAAAGCGGCACCGAGCTGGAGGAACTGCGCGCCAGGAAGCTGCGCATCCTCTATTTCGGCCTGGAGAGCGGCGATGCCGTCACCCTCACTGCAATCCGCAAAGGCTTCAGCCCCGAGCAGATGCTGGCGGAATGCCGCAAGGCCCGCGCTGCCGGCATCAAGCTCTCTGTCACCGCCATCCTCGGCCTCGCCGGTCGCGTGCGCAGCCTGGAACATGCCCGCGCCACCGGCGCCTGGATCACCGAACTCTCTCCCGAGTACTTCTCCCTGCTCACCCTTTTCACCCGCCACAACGACGCCTTTTTGCACAGCATCGAACCGCTCAGCCATGGCGGTATCCTCGAAGAGGCCCGCGAACTGTTGCAGCATCTGGCTCCGCAGCAGACCATCCTGCGTTCCAACCATGTCTCCAACTTTCTCGAACTGGCGGGCAGTTACCCCAAGGACCGGGAACGGTTGATCGCCCAGGTCGAAAGCGCGATCCGCGAAGCCCGCCGTCATCCCGACTGGTACGCCCGGGTTCCCGATTACCGGGAGGAGGTCTATTGA